Proteins from one Staphylococcus sp. IVB6214 genomic window:
- a CDS encoding thioredoxin family protein: protein MTQNDAQDEMLTKHFDEELHLIFGYTTMCGTCKVSEHMLDIVNDILQLPITKINLNYYPEFNQENKIMSVPILLIMRKDQEIERLYAFRSVSFLLEKLKKLIDES, encoded by the coding sequence ATGACACAGAATGATGCACAAGATGAGATGCTGACAAAACATTTCGATGAAGAGCTACATCTCATTTTTGGTTACACAACAATGTGTGGAACATGTAAAGTATCTGAACATATGTTGGATATTGTGAATGATATCTTGCAGTTACCTATAACAAAAATAAACTTAAATTATTATCCAGAATTTAATCAAGAAAATAAGATTATGTCGGTTCCAATTCTGTTGATTATGCGTAAAGATCAAGAGATTGAGAGATTGTACGCTTTTCGATCAGTATCTTTTTTGTTAGAAAAGTTAAAAAAACTTATTGACGAATCTTGA
- a CDS encoding methionine ABC transporter ATP-binding protein, whose translation MIELKNIVKKYESKSKSVTAVDHVNLNIDKGTIYGIIGFSGAGKSTLVRLFNYLETPTSGDVIIGGDNIGQLSKQALRQKRQKVSMIFQHFNLLWSRTVLENIKFPLEIAGVPKAEATEKAKSLVARVGLAGREHAYPSELSGGQKQRVGIARALANDPEVLLCDEATSALDPQTTDEILDLLLQLKKEQNLTIIIITHEMHVIRRVCDEVAVMENGRVIEEGKVSEVFENPQHQVTRRFVQEDLQPEHDFESIANALQLEKDDKVIKLTFSGENTTQPVVSYIARKHNVTVNILEGNIKQAKTGAAGFLLLHIPAISQENFNHLQHDLELQNIQVEVIKHG comes from the coding sequence ATGATTGAGCTGAAAAATATTGTAAAAAAATACGAGAGCAAATCCAAATCTGTCACAGCAGTCGACCACGTCAATCTTAACATTGACAAGGGGACAATATACGGAATCATTGGATTCTCTGGAGCAGGTAAAAGTACGTTAGTAAGACTATTCAACTACTTGGAAACACCGACTTCGGGCGATGTCATTATTGGTGGTGACAATATCGGTCAACTGAGTAAACAAGCATTGCGTCAGAAAAGACAAAAAGTGAGTATGATTTTCCAACACTTCAACTTACTTTGGTCGAGAACTGTTTTGGAAAATATTAAATTTCCACTTGAAATTGCAGGTGTCCCGAAAGCTGAAGCAACTGAAAAAGCCAAGTCACTGGTTGCACGTGTTGGTTTGGCTGGCAGAGAACATGCATATCCATCAGAGTTGTCAGGTGGGCAAAAGCAACGTGTTGGGATTGCAAGAGCACTTGCCAACGATCCAGAAGTACTGTTATGTGATGAGGCGACAAGCGCACTCGATCCGCAAACAACTGATGAAATTTTAGATTTACTCTTGCAGTTAAAGAAAGAGCAGAATCTTACAATTATTATCATCACACATGAAATGCACGTGATTCGACGTGTTTGTGATGAAGTAGCTGTCATGGAAAATGGACGTGTCATTGAAGAAGGTAAGGTATCAGAAGTATTTGAAAATCCACAACATCAAGTGACACGACGTTTTGTACAAGAAGATTTACAGCCAGAACATGACTTCGAAAGTATAGCTAATGCATTACAACTTGAGAAAGATGATAAGGTCATCAAGTTAACATTCTCAGGTGAAAATACGACACAACCAGTCGTTTCATATATTGCAAGAAAACATAATGTAACTGTGAACATTTTAGAAGGTAATATCAAGCAAGCCAAAACGGGAGCGGCAGGATTTTTACTCCTACATATCCCGGCTATTTCACAGGAAAACTTTAATCATTTACAACATGATTTAGAGTTGCAAAACATTCAAGTTGAGGTGATTAAACATGGGTAA
- a CDS encoding methionine ABC transporter permease, which produces MGKSFSEILNEMITMPNVRWPEVWIATYETLYMTVISTVFSFVLGLVLGVILFLTSKSKSKAGRVFYSIVSFFVNLFRAIPFIILILLLIPFTSLILGTISGPTGALPALIIGASPFYGRLVEIALKEIDKGVIEAARSMGSNTWTVILKVLIPESLPALISGITVTAIALVGSTAVAGVIGAGGLGNLAYLTGFTRNQNDVILVSTILILIIVFVIQFLGDWFTNKIDKR; this is translated from the coding sequence ATGGGTAAGAGTTTTAGTGAAATCTTGAATGAGATGATCACAATGCCGAATGTTCGTTGGCCAGAAGTTTGGATTGCAACGTATGAAACACTATATATGACTGTGATTTCAACAGTATTTTCATTTGTTTTAGGTTTGGTTCTAGGCGTTATTTTATTCTTAACGTCCAAGAGTAAGTCAAAGGCCGGACGTGTTTTTTATAGCATCGTATCATTCTTTGTAAACTTATTCCGAGCTATTCCGTTCATCATTTTAATCTTACTTTTAATTCCGTTTACAAGCTTAATTCTTGGAACAATCAGTGGTCCAACAGGTGCGCTACCAGCGTTAATCATTGGTGCGTCACCATTCTACGGTCGACTTGTCGAAATTGCACTGAAAGAAATTGATAAAGGTGTTATTGAAGCCGCACGATCAATGGGATCAAATACTTGGACAGTTATATTGAAAGTACTCATTCCAGAATCATTACCAGCATTGATTTCAGGTATTACTGTAACAGCCATTGCATTGGTTGGTTCAACAGCGGTTGCCGGTGTTATCGGTGCAGGTGGATTAGGTAACTTAGCATATTTAACAGGTTTTACACGTAACCAAAATGATGTCATCTTAGTTTCAACGATTTTAATTTTAATCATCGTTTTTGTAATTCAATTCTTAGGGGATTGGTTTACAAATAAAATAGATAAACGATAA